Proteins encoded together in one Triticum dicoccoides isolate Atlit2015 ecotype Zavitan chromosome 7B, WEW_v2.0, whole genome shotgun sequence window:
- the LOC119336087 gene encoding HMG1/2-like protein, with product MKGAKSKGAAKADTKLAVKSKGAEKPAAKGKKGKAGKDPNKPKRAPSAFFVFMGEFREEFKQKNPKNKSVAAVGKAAGERWKSLSESEKAPYVAKANKLKGEYNKAIAAYNKGESAAAAAPKKAAAKEVEEEDEEESDKSKSEINDDDDDEGSDEDEDDDE from the exons ATGAAGGGGGCCAAATCCAAGGGCGCCGCCAAGGCCGACACCAA GTTGGCGGTGAAGAGCAAgggggcggagaagccggcggccaaggggaagaAGGGCAAGGCCGGCAAGGACCCCAACAAGCCCAAGAGGGCGCCCTCCGCCTTCTTCGTCTTCAT GGGCGAGTTCCGCGAGGAGTTCAAGCAGAAGAACCCCAAGAACAAGTCCGTCGCCGCC GTCGGCAAAGCGGCCGGTGAGAGGTGGAAGAGCTTGAGCGAATCG GAGAAGGCCCCCTACGTGGCCAAGGCCAACAAGCTCAAGGGCGAGTACAACAAGGCCATTGCCGCCTACAACAAGGGCGAG AGCGCTGCTGCTGCCGCCCCAAAGAAGGCGGCCgccaaggaggtggaggaggaagatgaggaggaatcCGACAAGTCCAAGTCGGAGATcaatgacgacgatgacgatgagggTAGCGATGAG gacgaggacgacgacgagTGA